Proteins encoded by one window of Nocardia goodfellowii:
- a CDS encoding nuclear transport factor 2 family protein: MGETDEQALIDRYIAAYNAFDIDGLMALLAPDVRFENYSGAELTASADGVAEFRSLAEHAAALFDEREQRVLSTRTEGPVTVVEIAYRGRFAADVPDGPAAGSVIELTGRSEFEFRDGLIARVVDRS, encoded by the coding sequence ATGGGCGAGACGGACGAGCAGGCGTTGATCGACCGCTATATCGCGGCGTACAACGCGTTCGATATCGATGGCCTGATGGCGCTCTTGGCCCCGGATGTGCGGTTCGAGAACTACTCAGGTGCTGAGCTGACAGCTTCGGCCGACGGTGTGGCCGAGTTCCGGAGCCTGGCCGAGCACGCCGCAGCGCTGTTCGACGAACGGGAACAGCGCGTACTGTCGACGCGTACGGAAGGCCCGGTCACCGTGGTCGAGATCGCCTACCGGGGCCGGTTCGCCGCCGATGTGCCGGACGGCCCTGCCGCTGGATCCGTCATCGAACTTACCGGCCGCTCGGAATTCGAGTTCCGTGACGGACTGATCGCGCGGGTGGTGGACCGCAGCTGA